The Diabrotica undecimpunctata isolate CICGRU chromosome 3, icDiaUnde3, whole genome shotgun sequence genome includes the window AGTAGTCCTCGgtaatacatttgttaaatattattgtGAGTTGTTCAATAATTATATCTAGAGATGCCTTAATAATTTTACTGTTAAAACGATAGCAGTCAACACATTTTTTTAAGCGCTTTTATGAAATGTTTTAAGCCGTAAATGGTTAAGAAATTTCGTATTTCACAAAAATCCCCTGTGTTTACTTCCATATTTACGTCCCCAACTATcattatattttcataatttttgtagGCGAAATCAATTAAAGCATATAAGCTTTGAAAACAGTAACATCCCCATTACAAGATCGATAAAGTGCAATTTTTAGAAaacgattatttttaatttcaatacCACAGAATTTAGCGTTCAACGAatcacaaaatttgtttaaatcaaCTGGCTCAAGTTGAACATGTTTAGAACCATAGATAGCTACACctcaaatcaaataaaattacatatatgtaagtaagtaaacaaaatttattcacagaaagatattttaacaatttttttaatgatgGAAATAGTAAGGAGTGGTTGATTGTTCTGCTGGTGTTGTTCTAGGAGTACAAGCACACGTTTGTAAATCAACAAGAGTACTATTGATTTCTTGGATTTCAACATCGTTGTCTGTAATAAGACAATCAACTTCTTCTAGTTCGCTGTTGATTTCTTTAGTTCTAATATCGATGTCGTTGATTATCAAACTCTCGGTGCTTACTTGATCGTGGTTATTGTTGACGAGATCTTCCAATACGGTAACGTTGCCGTTGATCGAGTTGATTTTGTCGTCATTGATGCAGAGATCGCTTTCAATTTCGTCGATTTCTAGCTTGATTCTTCTGATTGTTGCTCTGATGCTTGTCACCTGGGCGCAGCTCTGGTTCAATGCCGCCTGGATTGCGTTTATGCTGTCTAGGCATTCACATTTTGAGGTAGTTGTAAGAACTAAAATaacaaaaagaacaatttttaaatatacgtAAATTCTTATATAAATAACACTCAGATACAAgcttaaatattatatataacattcACAAGTTACAGAATGGAAGATAATACGAAAAAATCAAATTTGATTAGTAGTAAtgttgttttactctgaaattcATAGAAAATTCTCAAAGAAAGTCAaaattattaggtttatattaaaataccaaatttataattaataaaaatgttccCAATGTTAAAATTTGGttatgaagctatttttttgcagaattttttatgttatttactatttttaatgagAATTGATTAATTTTAGTTGAAATACGTTTCGATATTTCGATTTCTAAATGACACATTAAACGTATGTTCAACTAAAAATGTGgt containing:
- the LOC140436318 gene encoding uncharacterized protein produces the protein MKYIYIYFIFAYLYFYVDADQVQLGVLTTTSKCECLDSINAIQAALNQSCAQVTSIRATIRRIKLEIDEIESDLCINDDKINSINGNVTVLEDLVNNNHDQVSTESLIINDIDIRTKEINSELEEVDCLITDNDVEIQEINSTLVDLQTCACTPRTTPAEQSTTPYYFHH